The proteins below come from a single Vitis vinifera cultivar Pinot Noir 40024 chromosome 9, ASM3070453v1 genomic window:
- the LOC100263973 gene encoding receptor-like protein EIX1 isoform X2, with translation MEGFSILGLVFATLAFITTEFACNGEIHSGNCLQSDREALIDFKSGLKFSKKRFSSWRGSDCCQWQGIGCEKGTGAVIMIDLHNPEGHKNRNLSGDIRPSLKKLMSLRYLDLSFNSFKDIPIPKFFGSFKNLKYLNLSYAGFSGVIPPNLGNLSNLQYLDLSSEYEQLSVDNFEWVANLVSLKHLQMSEVDLSMVGSQWVEALNKLPFLIELHLPSCGLFDLGSFVRSINFTSLAILNIRGNNFNSTFPGWLVNISSLKSIDISSSNLSGRIPLGIGELPNLQYLDLSWNRNLSCNCLHLLRGSWKKIEILDLASNLLHGTIPNSFGNLCKLRYLNVEGNNLTGSLPEFLEEIKNCSSKRLLPNLKNLILPQNHLIGNLPEWLGKLENLEELILDDNKLQGPIPASLGRLSQLVELGLENNKLQGLIPASLGNLHHLKEMRLDGNNLNGSLPDSFGQLSELVTLDVSFNGLMGTLSEKHFSKLSKLKKLYLDSNSFILSVSSNWTPPFQIFALGMRSCNLGNSFPVWLQSQKEVEYLDFSNASISGSLPNWFWNISFNMWVLNISLNQIQGQLPSLLNVAEFGSIDLSSNQFEGPIPLPNPVVASVDVFDLSNNKFSGSIPLNIGDSIQAILFLSLSGNQITGTIPASIGFMWRVNAIDLSRNRLAGSIPSTIGNCLNLIVLDLGYNNLSGMIPKSLGQLEWLQSLHLDHNNLSGALPASFQNLSSLETLDLSYNKLSGNIPRWIGTAFMNLRILKLRSNDFSGRLPSKFSNLSSLHVLDLAENNLTGSIPSTLSDLKAMAQEGNVNKYLFYATSPDTAGEYYEESSDVSTKGQVLKYTKTLSLVVSIDLSSNNLSGEFPKEITALFGLVMLNLSRNHITGHIPENISRLHQLSSLDLSRKMTTFNASVFDGNPGLCGAPLDTKCQGEGIDGGQKNVVDEKGHGYLDEWFYLSVGLGFAVGVLVPFFICTFSKSCYEVYFGFVNKIVGNLVRLKRRANRS, from the exons atggaagggttttcaattcttGGTTTGGTGTTCGCAACTCTTGCTTTCATAACAACAGAATTTGCATGTAATGGTGAAATTCATTCTGGAAACTGCCTCCAATCAGATCGagaagctctcattgacttcaAAAGtggtttgaaattttcaaagaaaagatTTTCATCGTGGAGAGGAAGTGATTGTTGTCAATGGCAAGGAATTGGTTGCGAAAAGGGTACAGGGGCTGTTATCATGATTGATCTTCATAATCCAGAAGGTCACAAAAATAGGAACTTGAGCGGAGATATTAGACCATCACTGAAAAAACTCATGTCTTTGAGATATTTAGATTTGAGTTTCAACTCATTTAAAGACATCCCAATTCCTAAATTCTTTGGAtccttcaaaaatttaaaatatttaaacctATCATATGCTGGCTTTAGTGGTGTGATTCCTCCAAATTTGGGAAACCTATCTAACTTGCAGTATCTTGATCTTTCTTCTGAATATGAACAGTTGTCTGTTGATAATTTTGAGTGGGTTGCTAATCTTGTTTCCTTGAAGCATCTCCAGATGAGCGAAGTTGACCTTTCAATGGTAGGATCTCAATGGGTGGAGGCATTGAACaagcttccatttttaattGAGTTGCATCTTCCTAGTTGTGGCCTCTTTGATTTAGGTTCCTTTGTAAGATCCATTAATTTTACTTCACTTGCTATTTTAAATATTCGTGGCAACAACTTTAACTCTACGTTTCCAGGATGGCTTGTAAATATTAGTAGCCTTAAGTCCATCGATATAAGTAGCAGTAACTTATCAGGAAGGATTCCACTTGGCATTGGTGAGCTACCTAATTTGCAGTATTTGGATTTATCTTGGAATAGGAATCTTAGTTGCAATTGCCTTCATCTGTTGAGGGGAAGCTGGAAGAAGATAGAAATTCTCGATTTGGCTTCAAATCTCTTGCATG GTACAATTCCAAACTCCTTTGGAAACCTTTGCAAGTTAAGATATTTGAATGTGGAAGGTAACAACTTGACAGGAAGTTTACCTGAATTtcttgaagaaataaaaaactgCAGTTCAAAAAGGCTTTTGCCtaatttgaagaatttgatcTTGCCTCAGAATCACTTGATTGGAAATTTGCCAGAATGGTTGGGTAAGCTTGAAAATCTTGAGGAGCTCATCCTAGATGATAACAAGCTGCAAGGTCCCATCCCTGCTTCTTTAGGGAGATTGTCTCAACTTGTGGAACTCGGACTAGAGAATAACAAGCTTCAAGGTTTGATACCTGCTTCTCTGGGGAACTTGCACCACCTAAAGGAAATGAGGCTTGATGGAAATAATCTAAATGGAAGTCTCCCGGATAGTTTTGGGCAACTTTCTGAATTGGTTACCTTAGATGTTTCTTTCAATGGTTTGATGGGGACTCTCtctgaaaaacatttttcaaagcTAAGTAAGCTGAAGAAGTTATACTTGGACTCTAATTCTTTCATTTTGAGTGTCAGTTCCAATTGGACCCCTCCTTTTCAGATCTTTGCTCTTGGTATGCGTTCATGCAATTTGGGTAATTCATTTCCTGTTTGGCTTCAGTCTCAAAAGGAGGTTGAGTATCTTGACTTCTCAAATGCTAGCATTTCAGGTTCCTTGCCCAACTGGTTTTGGAATATTTCCTTCAATATGTGGGTTTTAAATATTTCCCTCAACCAGATACAGGGTCAACTTCCTAGTCTGCTAAACGTTGCAGAATTTGGATCTATTGACTTGAGTTCTAACCAGTTTGAAGGTCCCATTCCTCTTCCAAACCCTGTGGTTGCATCTGTTGACGTATTCGACCTATCAAACAATAAGTTTTCTGGTTCTATTCCACTCAATATAGGTGACTCAATCCAAGCCATACTCTTCCTTTCTCTTTCGGGTAATCAAATAACAGGAACCATCCCTGCTTCTATAGGATTTATGTGGCGCGTTAATGCCATTGATCTTTCAAGGAACAGATTGGCAGGAAGCATCCCTTCAACCATAGGGAATTGCTTAAACCTAATTGTTCTAGACCTTGGGTACAACAATTTGTCTGGAATGATTCCAAAGTCTTTGGGTCAATTAGAATGGCTTCAGTCGCTTCACCTTGACCATAACAATCTCTCTGGAGCGCTCCCAgcatctttccaaaatttatcGAGTTTGGAAACCCTTGATCTCAGTTACAACAAGCTGTCCGGTAATATTCCAAGATGGATTGGAACTGCCTTCATGAATCTTAGAATCCTTAAGTTGAGGTCAAATGATTTTTCAGGAAGGCTTCCTTCtaagttttcaaatttaagtTCATTACATGTCTTGGACCTTGCAGAAAATAATTTGACTGGTAGCATTCCCAGTACCCTGAGTGATCTTAAGGCAATGGCTCAAGAAGGAAATGTGAACAAGTATCTATTTTATGCGACGTCGCCTGACACTGCAGGAGAATACTACGAAGAAAGCTCAGATGTGAGTACAAAAGGCCAAGTCCTAAAATATACAAAGACTCTTTCCCTTGTTGTTAGCATTGACCTTTCCAGCAATAATTTAAGTGGAGAGTTTCCAAAGGAAATAACAGCATTGTTTGGATTGGTGATGCTGAACTTGTCAAGAAACCATATCACTGGCCATATTCCAGAAAACATTTCAAGGTTGCATCAATTATCATCTCTGGATCTATCAA GGAAAATGACAACTTTCAATGCGTCAGTATTTGATGGAAACCCAGGCCTTTGTGGAGCTCCACTTGATACAAAATGCCAAGGCGAGGGTATAGATGGAGGGCAAAAGAATGTTGTGGATGAAAAGGGCCATGGCTACCTTGATGAGTGGTTTTACTTGAGTGTTGGGTTGGGGTTTGCAGTTGGTGTTTTAGTTCCCTTTTTCATTTGTACATTTAGCAAATCTTGCTATGAAGTCTATTTTGGTTTTGTAAACAAAATTGTGGGCAACTTGGTGCGGCTGAAGAGGAGAGCAAATCGTAGCTAA
- the LOC100263973 gene encoding receptor-like protein EIX2 isoform X1, with amino-acid sequence MEGFSILGLVFATLAFITTEFACNGEIHSGNCLQSDREALIDFKSGLKFSKKRFSSWRGSDCCQWQGIGCEKGTGAVIMIDLHNPEGHKNRNLSGDIRPSLKKLMSLRYLDLSFNSFKDIPIPKFFGSFKNLKYLNLSYAGFSGVIPPNLGNLSNLQYLDLSSEYEQLSVDNFEWVANLVSLKHLQMSEVDLSMVGSQWVEALNKLPFLIELHLPSCGLFDLGSFVRSINFTSLAILNIRGNNFNSTFPGWLVNISSLKSIDISSSNLSGRIPLGIGELPNLQYLDLSWNRNLSCNCLHLLRGSWKKIEILDLASNLLHGTIPNSFGNLCKLRYLNVEGNNLTGSLPEFLEEIKNCSSKRLLPNLKNLILPQNHLIGNLPEWLGKLENLEELILDDNKLQGPIPASLGRLSQLVELGLENNKLQGLIPASLGNLHHLKEMRLDGNNLNGSLPDSFGQLSELVTLDVSFNGLMGTLSEKHFSKLSKLKKLYLDSNSFILSVSSNWTPPFQIFALGMRSCNLGNSFPVWLQSQKEVEYLDFSNASISGSLPNWFWNISFNMWVLNISLNQIQGQLPSLLNVAEFGSIDLSSNQFEGPIPLPNPVVASVDVFDLSNNKFSGSIPLNIGDSIQAILFLSLSGNQITGTIPASIGFMWRVNAIDLSRNRLAGSIPSTIGNCLNLIVLDLGYNNLSGMIPKSLGQLEWLQSLHLDHNNLSGALPASFQNLSSLETLDLSYNKLSGNIPRWIGTAFMNLRILKLRSNDFSGRLPSKFSNLSSLHVLDLAENNLTGSIPSTLSDLKAMAQEGNVNKYLFYATSPDTAGEYYEESSDVSTKGQVLKYTKTLSLVVSIDLSSNNLSGEFPKEITALFGLVMLNLSRNHITGHIPENISRLHQLSSLDLSSNMFFGVIPRSMSSLSALGYLNLSYNNFSGVIPFIGKMTTFNASVFDGNPGLCGAPLDTKCQGEGIDGGQKNVVDEKGHGYLDEWFYLSVGLGFAVGVLVPFFICTFSKSCYEVYFGFVNKIVGNLVRLKRRANRS; translated from the exons atggaagggttttcaattcttGGTTTGGTGTTCGCAACTCTTGCTTTCATAACAACAGAATTTGCATGTAATGGTGAAATTCATTCTGGAAACTGCCTCCAATCAGATCGagaagctctcattgacttcaAAAGtggtttgaaattttcaaagaaaagatTTTCATCGTGGAGAGGAAGTGATTGTTGTCAATGGCAAGGAATTGGTTGCGAAAAGGGTACAGGGGCTGTTATCATGATTGATCTTCATAATCCAGAAGGTCACAAAAATAGGAACTTGAGCGGAGATATTAGACCATCACTGAAAAAACTCATGTCTTTGAGATATTTAGATTTGAGTTTCAACTCATTTAAAGACATCCCAATTCCTAAATTCTTTGGAtccttcaaaaatttaaaatatttaaacctATCATATGCTGGCTTTAGTGGTGTGATTCCTCCAAATTTGGGAAACCTATCTAACTTGCAGTATCTTGATCTTTCTTCTGAATATGAACAGTTGTCTGTTGATAATTTTGAGTGGGTTGCTAATCTTGTTTCCTTGAAGCATCTCCAGATGAGCGAAGTTGACCTTTCAATGGTAGGATCTCAATGGGTGGAGGCATTGAACaagcttccatttttaattGAGTTGCATCTTCCTAGTTGTGGCCTCTTTGATTTAGGTTCCTTTGTAAGATCCATTAATTTTACTTCACTTGCTATTTTAAATATTCGTGGCAACAACTTTAACTCTACGTTTCCAGGATGGCTTGTAAATATTAGTAGCCTTAAGTCCATCGATATAAGTAGCAGTAACTTATCAGGAAGGATTCCACTTGGCATTGGTGAGCTACCTAATTTGCAGTATTTGGATTTATCTTGGAATAGGAATCTTAGTTGCAATTGCCTTCATCTGTTGAGGGGAAGCTGGAAGAAGATAGAAATTCTCGATTTGGCTTCAAATCTCTTGCATG GTACAATTCCAAACTCCTTTGGAAACCTTTGCAAGTTAAGATATTTGAATGTGGAAGGTAACAACTTGACAGGAAGTTTACCTGAATTtcttgaagaaataaaaaactgCAGTTCAAAAAGGCTTTTGCCtaatttgaagaatttgatcTTGCCTCAGAATCACTTGATTGGAAATTTGCCAGAATGGTTGGGTAAGCTTGAAAATCTTGAGGAGCTCATCCTAGATGATAACAAGCTGCAAGGTCCCATCCCTGCTTCTTTAGGGAGATTGTCTCAACTTGTGGAACTCGGACTAGAGAATAACAAGCTTCAAGGTTTGATACCTGCTTCTCTGGGGAACTTGCACCACCTAAAGGAAATGAGGCTTGATGGAAATAATCTAAATGGAAGTCTCCCGGATAGTTTTGGGCAACTTTCTGAATTGGTTACCTTAGATGTTTCTTTCAATGGTTTGATGGGGACTCTCtctgaaaaacatttttcaaagcTAAGTAAGCTGAAGAAGTTATACTTGGACTCTAATTCTTTCATTTTGAGTGTCAGTTCCAATTGGACCCCTCCTTTTCAGATCTTTGCTCTTGGTATGCGTTCATGCAATTTGGGTAATTCATTTCCTGTTTGGCTTCAGTCTCAAAAGGAGGTTGAGTATCTTGACTTCTCAAATGCTAGCATTTCAGGTTCCTTGCCCAACTGGTTTTGGAATATTTCCTTCAATATGTGGGTTTTAAATATTTCCCTCAACCAGATACAGGGTCAACTTCCTAGTCTGCTAAACGTTGCAGAATTTGGATCTATTGACTTGAGTTCTAACCAGTTTGAAGGTCCCATTCCTCTTCCAAACCCTGTGGTTGCATCTGTTGACGTATTCGACCTATCAAACAATAAGTTTTCTGGTTCTATTCCACTCAATATAGGTGACTCAATCCAAGCCATACTCTTCCTTTCTCTTTCGGGTAATCAAATAACAGGAACCATCCCTGCTTCTATAGGATTTATGTGGCGCGTTAATGCCATTGATCTTTCAAGGAACAGATTGGCAGGAAGCATCCCTTCAACCATAGGGAATTGCTTAAACCTAATTGTTCTAGACCTTGGGTACAACAATTTGTCTGGAATGATTCCAAAGTCTTTGGGTCAATTAGAATGGCTTCAGTCGCTTCACCTTGACCATAACAATCTCTCTGGAGCGCTCCCAgcatctttccaaaatttatcGAGTTTGGAAACCCTTGATCTCAGTTACAACAAGCTGTCCGGTAATATTCCAAGATGGATTGGAACTGCCTTCATGAATCTTAGAATCCTTAAGTTGAGGTCAAATGATTTTTCAGGAAGGCTTCCTTCtaagttttcaaatttaagtTCATTACATGTCTTGGACCTTGCAGAAAATAATTTGACTGGTAGCATTCCCAGTACCCTGAGTGATCTTAAGGCAATGGCTCAAGAAGGAAATGTGAACAAGTATCTATTTTATGCGACGTCGCCTGACACTGCAGGAGAATACTACGAAGAAAGCTCAGATGTGAGTACAAAAGGCCAAGTCCTAAAATATACAAAGACTCTTTCCCTTGTTGTTAGCATTGACCTTTCCAGCAATAATTTAAGTGGAGAGTTTCCAAAGGAAATAACAGCATTGTTTGGATTGGTGATGCTGAACTTGTCAAGAAACCATATCACTGGCCATATTCCAGAAAACATTTCAAGGTTGCATCAATTATCATCTCTGGATCTATCAAGTAATATGTTTTTTGGTGTTATTCCTAGAAGCATGTCTTCACTCTCAGCTTTGGGTTATTTGAACCTATCATACAATAACTTCTCAGGTGTGATTCCTTTTATAGGGAAAATGACAACTTTCAATGCGTCAGTATTTGATGGAAACCCAGGCCTTTGTGGAGCTCCACTTGATACAAAATGCCAAGGCGAGGGTATAGATGGAGGGCAAAAGAATGTTGTGGATGAAAAGGGCCATGGCTACCTTGATGAGTGGTTTTACTTGAGTGTTGGGTTGGGGTTTGCAGTTGGTGTTTTAGTTCCCTTTTTCATTTGTACATTTAGCAAATCTTGCTATGAAGTCTATTTTGGTTTTGTAAACAAAATTGTGGGCAACTTGGTGCGGCTGAAGAGGAGAGCAAATCGTAGCTAA
- the LOC100263973 gene encoding receptor-like protein EIX1 isoform X3, protein MEGFSILGLVFATLAFITTEFACNGEIHSGNCLQSDREALIDFKSGLKFSKKRFSSWRGSDCCQWQGIGCEKGTGAVIMIDLHNPEGHKNRNLSGDIRPSLKKLMSLRYLDLSFNSFKDIPIPKFFGSFKNLKYLNLSYAGFSGVIPPNLGNLSNLQYLDLSSEYEQLSVDNFEWVANLVSLKHLQMSEVDLSMVGSQWVEALNKLPFLIELHLPSCGLFDLGSFVRSINFTSLAILNIRGNNFNSTFPGWLVNISSLKSIDISSSNLSGRIPLGIGELPNLQYLDLSWNRNLSCNCLHLLRGSWKKIEILDLASNLLHGTIPNSFGNLCKLRYLNVEGNNLTGSLPEFLEEIKNCSSKRLLPNLKNLILPQNHLIGNLPEWLGKLENLEELILDDNKLQGPIPASLGRLSQLVELGLENNKLQGLIPASLGNLHHLKEMRLDGNNLNGSLPDSFGQLSELVTLDVSFNGLMGTLSEKHFSKLSKLKKLYLDSNSFILSVSSNWTPPFQIFALGMRSCNLGNSFPVWLQSQKEVEYLDFSNASISGSLPNWFWNISFNMWVLNISLNQIQGQLPSLLNVAEFGSIDLSSNQFEGPIPLPNPVVASVDVFDLSNNKFSGSIPLNIGDSIQAILFLSLSGNQITGTIPASIGFMWRVNAIDLSRNRLAGSIPSTIGNCLNLIVLDLGYNNLSGMIPKSLGQLEWLQSLHLDHNNLSGALPASFQNLSSLETLDLSYNKLSGNIPRWIGTAFMNLRILKLRSNDFSGRLPSKFSNLSSLHVLDLAENNLTGSIPSTLSDLKAMAQEGNVNKYLFYATSPDTAGEYYEESSDVSTKGQVLKYTKTLSLVVSIDLSSNNLSGEFPKEITALFGLVMLNLSRNHITGHIPENISRENDNFQCVSI, encoded by the exons atggaagggttttcaattcttGGTTTGGTGTTCGCAACTCTTGCTTTCATAACAACAGAATTTGCATGTAATGGTGAAATTCATTCTGGAAACTGCCTCCAATCAGATCGagaagctctcattgacttcaAAAGtggtttgaaattttcaaagaaaagatTTTCATCGTGGAGAGGAAGTGATTGTTGTCAATGGCAAGGAATTGGTTGCGAAAAGGGTACAGGGGCTGTTATCATGATTGATCTTCATAATCCAGAAGGTCACAAAAATAGGAACTTGAGCGGAGATATTAGACCATCACTGAAAAAACTCATGTCTTTGAGATATTTAGATTTGAGTTTCAACTCATTTAAAGACATCCCAATTCCTAAATTCTTTGGAtccttcaaaaatttaaaatatttaaacctATCATATGCTGGCTTTAGTGGTGTGATTCCTCCAAATTTGGGAAACCTATCTAACTTGCAGTATCTTGATCTTTCTTCTGAATATGAACAGTTGTCTGTTGATAATTTTGAGTGGGTTGCTAATCTTGTTTCCTTGAAGCATCTCCAGATGAGCGAAGTTGACCTTTCAATGGTAGGATCTCAATGGGTGGAGGCATTGAACaagcttccatttttaattGAGTTGCATCTTCCTAGTTGTGGCCTCTTTGATTTAGGTTCCTTTGTAAGATCCATTAATTTTACTTCACTTGCTATTTTAAATATTCGTGGCAACAACTTTAACTCTACGTTTCCAGGATGGCTTGTAAATATTAGTAGCCTTAAGTCCATCGATATAAGTAGCAGTAACTTATCAGGAAGGATTCCACTTGGCATTGGTGAGCTACCTAATTTGCAGTATTTGGATTTATCTTGGAATAGGAATCTTAGTTGCAATTGCCTTCATCTGTTGAGGGGAAGCTGGAAGAAGATAGAAATTCTCGATTTGGCTTCAAATCTCTTGCATG GTACAATTCCAAACTCCTTTGGAAACCTTTGCAAGTTAAGATATTTGAATGTGGAAGGTAACAACTTGACAGGAAGTTTACCTGAATTtcttgaagaaataaaaaactgCAGTTCAAAAAGGCTTTTGCCtaatttgaagaatttgatcTTGCCTCAGAATCACTTGATTGGAAATTTGCCAGAATGGTTGGGTAAGCTTGAAAATCTTGAGGAGCTCATCCTAGATGATAACAAGCTGCAAGGTCCCATCCCTGCTTCTTTAGGGAGATTGTCTCAACTTGTGGAACTCGGACTAGAGAATAACAAGCTTCAAGGTTTGATACCTGCTTCTCTGGGGAACTTGCACCACCTAAAGGAAATGAGGCTTGATGGAAATAATCTAAATGGAAGTCTCCCGGATAGTTTTGGGCAACTTTCTGAATTGGTTACCTTAGATGTTTCTTTCAATGGTTTGATGGGGACTCTCtctgaaaaacatttttcaaagcTAAGTAAGCTGAAGAAGTTATACTTGGACTCTAATTCTTTCATTTTGAGTGTCAGTTCCAATTGGACCCCTCCTTTTCAGATCTTTGCTCTTGGTATGCGTTCATGCAATTTGGGTAATTCATTTCCTGTTTGGCTTCAGTCTCAAAAGGAGGTTGAGTATCTTGACTTCTCAAATGCTAGCATTTCAGGTTCCTTGCCCAACTGGTTTTGGAATATTTCCTTCAATATGTGGGTTTTAAATATTTCCCTCAACCAGATACAGGGTCAACTTCCTAGTCTGCTAAACGTTGCAGAATTTGGATCTATTGACTTGAGTTCTAACCAGTTTGAAGGTCCCATTCCTCTTCCAAACCCTGTGGTTGCATCTGTTGACGTATTCGACCTATCAAACAATAAGTTTTCTGGTTCTATTCCACTCAATATAGGTGACTCAATCCAAGCCATACTCTTCCTTTCTCTTTCGGGTAATCAAATAACAGGAACCATCCCTGCTTCTATAGGATTTATGTGGCGCGTTAATGCCATTGATCTTTCAAGGAACAGATTGGCAGGAAGCATCCCTTCAACCATAGGGAATTGCTTAAACCTAATTGTTCTAGACCTTGGGTACAACAATTTGTCTGGAATGATTCCAAAGTCTTTGGGTCAATTAGAATGGCTTCAGTCGCTTCACCTTGACCATAACAATCTCTCTGGAGCGCTCCCAgcatctttccaaaatttatcGAGTTTGGAAACCCTTGATCTCAGTTACAACAAGCTGTCCGGTAATATTCCAAGATGGATTGGAACTGCCTTCATGAATCTTAGAATCCTTAAGTTGAGGTCAAATGATTTTTCAGGAAGGCTTCCTTCtaagttttcaaatttaagtTCATTACATGTCTTGGACCTTGCAGAAAATAATTTGACTGGTAGCATTCCCAGTACCCTGAGTGATCTTAAGGCAATGGCTCAAGAAGGAAATGTGAACAAGTATCTATTTTATGCGACGTCGCCTGACACTGCAGGAGAATACTACGAAGAAAGCTCAGATGTGAGTACAAAAGGCCAAGTCCTAAAATATACAAAGACTCTTTCCCTTGTTGTTAGCATTGACCTTTCCAGCAATAATTTAAGTGGAGAGTTTCCAAAGGAAATAACAGCATTGTTTGGATTGGTGATGCTGAACTTGTCAAGAAACCATATCACTGGCCATATTCCAGAAAACATTTCAAG GGAAAATGACAACTTTCAATGCGTCAGTATTTGA